CAAAACTAAATAAGTATCTGTATGCTCCCATTTGAGATTAGATGTTGAGTGCCATGCAGGATGCCAAATGACATTCTAAGCCAACAATAATGTTGATCTCTTCTACCTTTCTTAAAGACAGATGAAAGTTATATACTAAAGTTTCAAAAGAATAAAAATCAGACAAATGAAAATGTTTCAAAGTATCAATATATTTGTCATCTGTCATTTATAAATCTTCTCAGAACCCAATCATGGGTAGTACTGTGAGCATGATATTAACTGTAAGTCGAAATCGTTGATCATTTGTGTTAATTTCTCAGAAAGAGATTCGAGTTTCCAGAACCACCTCTGCAATTTGCATCCAACGGTTTGAATTTCTTCTGAAGCTCCATAAATCTTTCGACATCAAACTTGTGCTTTTTAATAAGCTTTCTTCGACGTGATAAAAAAAGCCTTTTCATAAAGTCTTCATAAGAAGGATCCCTTGAAGTAAATAGAAAATAAGCATAGCCTAAAATTAAACCAGAAGAAGTGGTGAAGAATGTGATTGGTTCCATGACATCCCATGAGAACTCCCAAAACGTTAAACGGAAAAAGAGGGACGCTTGTGTAAGCAGAAGCCCGAGGCCACCCCAGAGGATGCACCGGACCTGCTTGTGCGCCAACTTATCAATTTGTTCTTGTTTTGCTTGTAGCTTATGTAGCTCCTCTTTTGTCGGATCGTTGTCGGTCAACAAAGAAAGAGGTATGGCTTTTCTAACCATATCCATCACCTGATAATCAGATCAATCAAATAAGTACTTCTATACAATAACTAAATGGTAGATATACACCACTAAAGAATTTTGAGCACATTGAGTTCAGGTGTTACGAAACTTATTTTTAATGGTGCGTTCCTATTGTGTTTTACTATAAGTTTAATTAATCCTCATACAATCAGACTAAATGTTAACCATCTCAAGATACTCTAGTGGTTAGGGCCCTTATTTGCtcacaagaggtctcaggttcaaaccTCTCTAGCAGCATATGTTGTTGCATATGGACAGGAAAAAGGTGGATAACCC
The window above is part of the Rutidosis leptorrhynchoides isolate AG116_Rl617_1_P2 chromosome 1, CSIRO_AGI_Rlap_v1, whole genome shotgun sequence genome. Proteins encoded here:
- the LOC139882917 gene encoding calcium uniporter protein 5, mitochondrial-like, with the protein product MWRSSFNKLLQQSLTSAAVSIRNPGLIRMVGFAELSNTRTCGCFYSSLVGGDGDVNRDQTNNVEALKKKLGAGGNEVVRYSEFLNACESIGVAMSVDEAKKIAKAYDDAGDIYIIRDKVYLHPHKVMDMVRKAIPLSLLTDNDPTKEELHKLQAKQEQIDKLAHKQVRCILWGGLGLLLTQASLFFRLTFWEFSWDVMEPITFFTTSSGLILGYAYFLFTSRDPSYEDFMKRLFLSRRRKLIKKHKFDVERFMELQKKFKPLDANCRGGSGNSNLFLRN